The following are encoded together in the Weissella soli genome:
- a CDS encoding D-serine ammonia-lyase → MPDLLTEFPELEPYATYTPTFWRNSEFRDLADLPFRAADVIDAVARWHRFQPYLTSAFPETRPSDGILESPLLAVPHMQAAFERFNQAAVPGTIYVKADNQLPISGSIKSRGGIYEVLKFAESIALEHGLSYEDDYSILATAQYRSLFAKYGIAVGSTGNLGMSIGITAARLGFHTTVHMSADARSWKKDLLRSKGVTVVEYADDFTAAIDAGRQQAASEPMTYFIDDEGSSDLFLGYASAAYHLQKQLHDADITPDAAHPVFVYLPAGVGGSPSGVSFGIHALLGEHVYPVFVEPTHVPSVTLGMRTKRNEKITVYDLGLDGKTEADGLAVGRPSRLAGKIMRTLLYGSQTFDDDIIYAYLALLHDTEGLKLEPSSSAGFTGILPTVAQFEHPEVLDQATHIVWITGGGLLPEADFENYVTRGRDMLKVYN, encoded by the coding sequence ATGCCTGATTTACTGACCGAATTTCCAGAACTTGAACCCTATGCAACCTATACACCCACATTTTGGCGTAACTCAGAATTTCGTGATCTGGCTGACTTACCGTTCCGTGCGGCCGATGTGATCGATGCCGTGGCGCGCTGGCACCGGTTTCAACCTTACCTAACAAGTGCCTTCCCCGAAACCCGTCCATCTGACGGTATCCTGGAATCACCGCTGCTGGCTGTGCCCCATATGCAAGCCGCCTTTGAGCGATTCAATCAAGCTGCTGTCCCGGGAACCATCTATGTGAAAGCTGATAATCAACTACCAATCTCTGGCTCTATCAAGTCCCGTGGCGGTATTTATGAAGTGCTGAAATTTGCGGAAAGCATTGCCTTAGAACATGGTCTTAGTTACGAGGACGATTACAGCATCTTAGCCACCGCGCAATACCGGTCGCTTTTTGCCAAGTACGGCATTGCCGTTGGTTCGACTGGCAACTTAGGGATGAGTATTGGGATTACCGCGGCTCGGTTGGGTTTCCATACCACCGTGCATATGTCGGCCGACGCCCGGTCCTGGAAAAAAGACCTACTCCGGAGCAAGGGTGTGACCGTCGTCGAATACGCCGATGACTTCACGGCTGCCATTGATGCTGGTCGCCAGCAAGCCGCCAGTGAGCCGATGACCTACTTCATCGATGATGAAGGGTCGAGTGATTTATTCCTAGGCTACGCTTCAGCGGCTTATCACCTCCAAAAACAACTCCATGATGCTGACATCACACCCGATGCAGCCCACCCGGTCTTTGTCTACTTGCCAGCTGGGGTCGGGGGTAGTCCTTCAGGCGTCAGTTTTGGCATTCATGCCTTACTTGGCGAGCATGTTTACCCGGTCTTTGTTGAACCAACACATGTGCCCTCAGTCACGCTGGGGATGCGGACCAAGCGTAACGAAAAAATCACCGTCTATGATCTTGGGTTGGACGGCAAGACGGAGGCCGATGGGTTGGCCGTTGGGCGTCCCTCACGCCTCGCTGGTAAAATAATGCGGACCTTGCTTTATGGGTCACAAACATTTGACGATGACATCATCTATGCCTACCTCGCCTTATTACATGATACCGAAGGCTTAAAACTCGAACCATCATCCAGTGCTGGTTTTACGGGGATTCTGCCAACTGTTGCCCAATTTGAGCACCCTGAGGTCTTAGATCAAGCGACCCACATTGTTTGGATCACTGGTGGCGGGTTATTACCTGAAGCTGATTTTGAAAACTACGTTACCCGTGGTCGTGACATGTTAAAAGTTTATAATTAA